The Thermococcus peptonophilus genomic sequence GCCCATGAACTCGCCCTCGTACATTATTCCCATCCTGTCGCTCAGCTGGAGAACCTCGTCGAGGTCGGCGGAGACGAGCAGGACTGCCTTTCCCTCAGTCCTGAGCTTTATCAGGTAGTTTCTGATGTACTCAGTTGATGCTACGTCAACACCCCTTGTTGGCTGGGACGCTATGATGAGAATCGGCTCCTTGCTGACCTCTCTTGCAACTATGAGTTTCTGCTGGTTTCCGCCGCTGAGGGCCTTTGCCGGGGCCTCGGTTCCGGGGGCGAGGATGTCAAACTTCTCTATGAGCTTCTTTGCGTGCTTCCTGGCTCTGCCCCAGTGAATCACCCCCCTGAACCTCTGGAACTTCTTCCGCCAGTGAAGGCCGAGGATGGAGTTCTCGGTGACTGTCATGTCAAGGACGAGACCCATGTGCGTCCTGTCCTCTGGAATGTGGGCCATACCTAGGTCGTAGAGCTCCTTGGGGGTCTTCCCGGTGACGTCCTTATCCTCCATCAGGATCTTTCCTTTCTCGACCTTCCTAAGCCCCGTGATGGCCTCGATAAGCTCGGTCTGTCCGTTGCCCTCAACGCCGGCTATTCCAAATATTTCTCCCGCCCTGACCTCGAAGCTCAGACCCTTAACTGCATCCTCTCCCCTGTCTCCTTTGACCCAGAGGTTCTCGACGCGGAGTACTGACTTCCCAGGCTGTGCTGGCGGCTTTTCGAGCCTCAGAACCACGTCCCTTCCCACCATCATCCTCGCTAATAGCTGCGGCGTTGCCTCGCTCGTGTTGACCGTTCCAATGACTTCGCCCCTCCTTATGACCGTGACCCTGTCGGTTATCTCCATTACCTCGTTGAGCTTGTGGCTGATGAAGATTATCGTCTTCCCCTGGGCCTTGAGCTGTCTGAGAACCCTGAAAAGCTCCTCGACCTCTATTGGAGTCAAGACTGCCGTTGGCTCGTCGAGGATGAGGACATCAACATTCCTGTAAAGCATCTTGAGTATCTCAATTCTCTGCTGAACCCCAACTGGGAGGTTTTCAACGGGGACATTGAGCGGAACCCGGAAGTTCAGCTCGTCCATGAGCTTCTGGAGCTTTTTCCTCGCGTTTTCGACGTCTATCTTGGAGAACAGTCCATGCCCCTCCATGCCGAGGATTATGTTGTGGAGCGCATCGAAGACGTCAACGAGGGTGAAGTGCTGGTGAACCATGCCAATGCCCTTGGCTATGGCATCGGAAGGACTCTTGAAGTGGACCTCTTCACCCTTAACGATGATTTTACCGGATGTGGGTTTGAGCATGCCGAAGAGAATCTTCATGAGGGTAGTCTTTCCAGCACCGTTCTCACCAAGAAGACCCAGAATCTCACCTTCATAAACGGTCAAATCAACGCCTTTAAGGGCCTTTGTTCCATCGGGATAAACCTTAACGATGCCCTTCATCTCGATGATTGGCCGTTTTTCCTCGCCCACAGAACAACCCCCCTATCAAAGTTGAAGAAGAAAAGAAAGAATCAGCTGGCCAGCTTCTCCATCTCCTGCCAGGTCTTGGCCTGTCTGACCTTCTCAATGCCATCCTTGTCCATCGGAGCGGGTACCTTGATCTCGCCGCTGATTATCTTCTGCTTGAGCTCGTCAACCGCCTGCCATATCCAGTCGGGAACCTGCTTCCTGGTGTTCTCGAGGTACTGCTGAAGTTCCTCCTTGCTGTTAAATCCAAGCTCCTGGAGCTTCTTCTTCTGGGTCTCCTCCGGAAGGGAGTTGAACATGGCCATGACATCGTCAACGGTGCTCAGTCCAACACCGTTGTCTTTGAGGCCGAGCTCGACTATTCC encodes the following:
- a CDS encoding ABC transporter ATP-binding protein, whose amino-acid sequence is MKGIVKVYPDGTKALKGVDLTVYEGEILGLLGENGAGKTTLMKILFGMLKPTSGKIIVKGEEVHFKSPSDAIAKGIGMVHQHFTLVDVFDALHNIILGMEGHGLFSKIDVENARKKLQKLMDELNFRVPLNVPVENLPVGVQQRIEILKMLYRNVDVLILDEPTAVLTPIEVEELFRVLRQLKAQGKTIIFISHKLNEVMEITDRVTVIRRGEVIGTVNTSEATPQLLARMMVGRDVVLRLEKPPAQPGKSVLRVENLWVKGDRGEDAVKGLSFEVRAGEIFGIAGVEGNGQTELIEAITGLRKVEKGKILMEDKDVTGKTPKELYDLGMAHIPEDRTHMGLVLDMTVTENSILGLHWRKKFQRFRGVIHWGRARKHAKKLIEKFDILAPGTEAPAKALSGGNQQKLIVAREVSKEPILIIASQPTRGVDVASTEYIRNYLIKLRTEGKAVLLVSADLDEVLQLSDRMGIMYEGEFMGVVKPEEVTIEEIGMMMGGIRYEELRK